The genomic DNA TTTTTTTGAAGATACATTCAATTATTCtagaaaatatgcattttcagTAAAATTAGTAGAGCACCGGTGTAAATGAAGGTTGGATTAGAACCTTTGGTAGATGAAGTTAAGGGTACATTGAGGATacattgtttgtgttttatatGCCATTGACGATTATGGGTTTTACGCAGTTGGATAGTGTTTACGCACATTTGtttagagaaaaaacaaatagtcTATAATTTTAGATTCCAACCCCTTCTTCGGATGATTAACATAAGTGATGTTAAGTTATTAAATGGTGCAAGTTGTTTATGGTGTTAGATTACGCCATATTTACATATTGTTAATAGATTAAGAGAAGTATCTTCATAAAGTAGcacattaaagaaaaacatgGATATGCTTGCCCTTAGGGATTTATAGTACTACTAGTATTGTTGTAGTAGACTgatatttgtaaagaaaaaataagagACATATGCACTTCAGAACttaatgacaaaatttaagTGAAATAGATAATTGATATTAAAGGAAAACTagcattcaaataaaattgaaattgaaaagtaAACAACTATGAGGATTATTAtcagaaattaaaataagaataaggaaataattaattaaggagttgaaaacaaattcttaactatgtgttttgttaatattaaagtaggcatagatttttttttaattgttttagtttttaagaGGTTACTtaagttttaaatgtatataatattttaaaactcaGATCTCAACATATACCATAACACTAAGTCGTATTGAAATGTATCAAAGGGGTAGGCAGTaggtttgaaattttaaaacaaaggaaaaatagatatataaaaaagaaaggaaTCATTATGATGAGGAAACTATATactattttagaaaaatgtaatACATTACAGAGAACGACATTTTTTTCGCAAAAAGGTGTTTTTGTTGTCAAATAGGAAATGTAGAGTCAGTAACAAATTGCGCAAGAGGtagttaaaatttattaatgGAATCTTAAACGTTGTTAATTTTTTGGTCTATATTTAACGTTAAGATTAATAAATGAAGCAAAAGATTAAAACTGTAAAAGTATTACAATTGGGAACAAAGTAACACATATAATATTtagtatatattatttgttatagGTATAATGTAGGTGAAGGGGTTAAAGACAAggatcaaattttttttttaatttgtgagtttttaaatctattttttatgtCCTGtgttaataaacatatatttgtttttattatgtagGATTTTAAAAACTTGTAGAAGTTGTATACGACAGTTTtctccttttatttttttgttttaaatagataatttgatataaaaaagaacgtATTGATTTATATACGTAGAAATTGTGAAAACTTAATTTTGCTAGGCTTAGATAACTTTTGGAACTTGAGGCGAGCTAACAAACTGTCAATTAtctgattgataaataaaaaataggaaATTTAGGAAAGTtaacaagtttttattttttccaaatttagATAAGTTAATCAGATGGGTTTGGTGCGATCTTCATTGGAATAGCAATATTTGTGTACGGTTAATTAATTAAGAATATATCTTGGTTAGCCAAAAGGAAGGTTGTAAGTTCTGGTTCTAAGGCAACGAACGATGGGTACCAAATGGTGACAACGCAAATGGTTGAACAGATGTTACCGATTCCTCTTCCTCTGCGCTATTGATCAAGGACAAACCTTAACCGAAGGCCGATGTTAACAGCCTCTTTTAAGAAGGACGAACCAACAAGCTAGATGCGTCAACTACTACGTATAATGAAGATGATGATGACCGACACTTGTACAAAGATTTGCGTCCTTTCCAGCAGTTGATGAACTTTATACTATGATGGTGacggaaataaaatatgaactATGTATACCGAAATATTGAACTTATGATTCGAATGAACTATGTGTAAATATATCCAGCTATTGGACTTGATGAATGTAATGAACTTATTATATTCAGATGTTGGACTTGCCGAATTTTATGAACTATATATGTGGTGATGGTTACCCAAAACTTAACAAGGAACTACTGGATTTATAATAGCATAAATGAAGAAGGACTATCGTATTTTCCGAACTTTCGTTCTTATTGCGAGGGAAGGGATTATGTAACTCAATTTGTGTTCCAATTTACTATTTACATAATTAATACAATTTCAAGTACATGAAATTGACCCTCACAGACATTTATTGTTCATGTATTTTGCTGACGTTATATAATTGCATTGCGCAGATGTTAATAACATTGTCAACTGACCAACttagtacatgtattacttaATAGCTAGACTGCTCTATACAACGGTTGACATTTATGGCCAGTTTTGACAGTTGATGGATTGCCTCTCTGAACTATATAAGATCCAGCTTTGGACTCGGAAGAGAGGACAGATTGGTACAAGAGATTGGTACCGGAGATTCCGCCAAGGTCTCCCCTCTCGTGGGTAGGCTGAAACTCATGCGCTTAATATCTGAACATACTCTATCCAGACTTAACAGTTATACTATACGATCACGTGCCCGTGTGAGATATTGAACATTCGAACAATTCAACTTTAAAGACAGTTTGTGAAAATTCGAACATTTGAACTTTAGAATCTTTCTTGACTTTGTAAttacttaataaaatatatttttactgttaaggtgtcagaccaccaattaaaaatccctatctgttcaaccaaattttgcaattttcacagctttctaaatattttaccttaagtttaacttcttAGAAACCAGgaatatcctgaattgtacatgtatcagcattCTACATTACAATTTTcaccatacctttaaagccttctaacaaattaACTGACCATCAAACAGAGATACTCAAAACaacaaacctggttttctgaaaatctaaaattagtatactatggagcgcattaatcctcaatttttaatgcaaactcatagacaagtaaattttggctcaaaatgatctagatatatgtctctttcaccaaaagtttcatttctgcatatgtgttggttagtttaagtaaacaagtacaccaaaagcactattttgtgtcagagtagggctacttttacatacgttctaaattggagggagtaattggtggtctgacaccttaaTGACTTCGTTACATGTACactcttgtttttatatgttacctgttacctattaccttatctgtacgttccgcatctgacaggcgcaccaccatacgctgtatttgattttgctatatacacgggtcataatcacagggtcgACATaactaaattcaatttttgtcgagccttcgactttagtcgaaaaagcgagactaagcgatcctacattccgtcgtcgtcggtgtcgtcggcggcgtcaacaaatattcactctgtggttaaagtttttgaaattttaataactttcttaaactatactggatttctaccaaacttggaccgaagcttgtttatgatcataagatagtatccagaagtaaattttgtaagaataaaattccatttgttccgtattttacttttaaatggacttagtttttctgcgcgGAActattacattcactctgtggttaaagtttttaaaattttaattactttcttaaactatcctgggtttgtaccaaacatggacagaagcttatttatgatcataagatagtatccagaagtaaattttgtaaaagataacacaattttttctgaattttacttttaaatggacttagattttcttccagttaacattacatacagtctgcagttaaagttttcaaaacatttataagattcattagctatcctagatttttatcaaacttggacagaagtttcttacaatcataagatagtatcaagaggaatatttttattgatttttttcctcattttgtttgagcctgcgatttacagcaaaagtaggcgagacactgggttccgcggaacccttacacatttttttaaattgttccctatggtagtttttttttaattagtaagactttctaagataacaatacgaatactaaaaatttgGACTtcaaataaggcgtataggtacagttttcaattcactgttagcgggcatgacggcAAACAGCAAATAATAACAATTCAACTTTATTGGACAATgctgttgtttaaaaaatactCAATTGCAGGACCtgaatattaccaataattaatacttaaataacgaggtccaattttTCAGCCGTCATCGGGcaaaaacgacaaatcaaagaattcaactttatatatagctaacataggacaatggtgtagattaaaaattataccACTCCAGatccttttgttttccacataattaatattaccaattatTAACAtgttccgggtcgaatccgatacccataccaatagtatattcacttgttacctattaccttatctgtgcgttccgcatctgacaggcgcaccatcAAACgatgtatttgattttgctatatacacgggtcataatcacagggtcgACAtaactaaattcaatcattgtcaaattgtttcatattgtagtttttttttatatattacctGTTAACTATTACCTtttctgtacgttccgcatctgacaggcgcagcACCAAACgatgtatttgattttgctatatacacgggtcataatcacagggtcgACATAACTAAAGtcaatcattttcaaattgttccttattgtatttttttttaattagtaagactttctaagataacaatacgaatactaaaaatttggacttaaaataaggcgtatatgtacagttttcaattcaCTGTCAGCGGGCATGACGGCAAACAgcgaatcaaataattcaactttattggacaatgctgttgtttaaaaaatactCAATTTCAGGACCtgaatattaccaataattgaaaagttccaggtcgacgggttcaaacagaaagatttgaaagcagagaaaactgtgtatcttataatcgacACGGCTTTATTAGATGGCAATACCAATAAGGCTTACGCAAAGTTATATACTTTTATTCGGTAACGGACCAGAGATATCACGTGTGTGTTCTagtagaagttatgaaacttacaaagtcaatgcaaaacttgaaaatttcaaattgatattttggtGTTATTTTTCCATgtaatgtttttggtatttagtcaaacatataactatgttaacctcttcaatttctaaaacattttaagtggtaagctcttgtttattcagaaatacatgcctccgctcgcaaaacttcaaactgcattatctttAACACGACagatagatatctcaaatctgttaaatgataaatgatttacagttgaaggacaacattatagaaaatttggacaaagttcaccaaggtcacaattaatcatcaaatatatgatgcaatactaaacttaagaaccggaagtcatagagacatgggactatcaccattcaaagTCAACTTAGGACTACTTGACCTtacaaatatcacaaggtcaaggtcattgtatattgtgaaggtcaaggtgaaatttcatcatgacctgacattgacctcaaattgaaggtcttcaattactgatcatctttgtaGTTtgtagtaggttgatatctgttacctttaaaaagatatacacacaatactatacttttaagaatcatcccgttgtaacttttaaacAGACGGTtggacatttttgggcttattgtataaaatgtagagctcgtcgagaggaacatttaatacacagacgacaaccactgaataaatTACAGGctgctgacttgggacaggcacacacataaataatatggcgggattaaacatatTAGGCTGTATTCTACAGTAGTAATCTTTTATCTCATTGTCGCTGATCGAGAGTTGtcatattggcaatcataccacatattcttattatgtttatttccaCCTATGATAGAAgctgggcattatgttttctggtctgttcgtccgttcgtccttccgtccgtctgtctgtcccgcttcaggttaaagttttaactcaaagtagtttttgatgaaatcgaagtctaatcaacttgacaTGTTCTTTTGATATGACCTTTCttatttaaatgccaaattagattcaTGATCCATatttacggtccactgaacatagaaaatgattcaggttaaagttttggtcaaggtagttcttgatgaagtccaatcaacctgcaacttagtacacatgttccctatgatatgatcgatcttttttaaatgccaaattatatttttgacgACAATTTCACGGTCtattgaatatagaaaatgatagtgagaGTAGGGCATTCGAGTTCTATGGAcacttccttttttttttatatttttacttaacATTGTAGTTCAAccttatataaattatataaaacaaaatctttactacgacttaaataaaaaaacaatatatattggaggttaaaataaacatatgttaTCTGTTATCTGAATTATATATTCACTAGCAATGTATAAAATCACAACACTATAGATAAATTTACTGCACTATTTGTCAATCCATGCTCATACCTTTCAGATCCAACctaatttaatatttgatacgCATTTGTTGTAGGGTTTCATACCATTCTGGTTTAACAAATGTGCCTGCCCAACCAAGATTGCTgatattgctaaaaatagaacatttggGGTAAATGTAGTGTTTGGATTTTACCTCTGACACTAACACATTTAGTTCATTAGGTTTAGGTATATTATCACATATAAGAGCGTTACTTTTATACGTTAATCACACGCAAAATAATTGCTTAAAATTACAATATGTAATTTGAATGCTTTATTGTTCAAGTGAGAATTCATCAAAATTCCACATAATACTCACTGGGAAAGAGTCGGTCACACAATTGTGTTTGAATCAGAAATGATTTGGTTGATAATAATATTATGCCATTACAACtggataaaacaattaaaaaaatatatttttaaagttaattttatcatgtttataatgttTGGAACAGTTTTGAATGTAAAAGAAAAGAAGTATTCATGCTTCTTTGCcttaaaagagataaatgtttCTATATATTATCGTCTAAATTATTGTTTCTTTGTGTTGGGAACCCTTCTTTCCAGAATATCAAAAACAGTTTTGACCTTTAAAGAATAGGACATAGACAAATATATCCATTGATCATTGAATTATGTCTTAAGTGtctataacaaaaatattcacGAATCCATTTGAAAATGTAAGCATAAAAAACATCAAAGATAATAGTCTTATTACTTTGTACGCATTGACATTAAATTTTGACTAATTTAATCATAAAGGTTCGAACCTATGAAAGAATCTCAGGTATAAAAAGTCATTAATCAGGAAAAAAGTAATAGTCTAATAATCATATTCTATTCGCTTCCTAAGCATGCTAAAAGTTTCAAGTGAATGATCGGTACCCCTTTTTTAGTTGAACGTCTTTTTTTAATCAGGAATTGTGCTCCTGCTGGGTAAACTCTTTCCTTTTCTGTGTAACAGGCATAATCCTCAATGTTAAGTGGTTGCCACTGCGAATCAGTTGAGTTGTCAATAACGAAATATACTTTCAAGTCGCCGCTTGGTGCGCAAGATGGAAATATCTGAGCACATTTCCGTTGAACAGAGGATGAAATAAAGGATAACCACGTAAACTTTGTTCCTGGTTGGTACTTTTCTAGATCCCTGgcagatattttcattttgcgatatgtttttgttttttctcttacCAAATCTCTCCAACAAAACAGAAGTAGATGAAACATCAGTATATATGGTCCGAGTGCTAGATCATTTGCTGTAGGTTTGAATCCTGTATCCCGTTGTCGCCTCAGTGCTGTGTTCATGTTCGTATATAATTGTGTTGATTCGTCAGTATATACATTAACGATCCTTTTGTAAAAATCAGATTTGGTAGTACACTGACTGACCACTTTGCTTGCTTCCTCACAGCTCGAATAAAGTGCTTCTGCAACTTTATCCCTAACAGCCATCCAGTTGTTACCTGTATCGACATGCTTAAAAACGTCATTCAATAACACTGACAGTTGTTTAGTTTTGTCAACATGAGACGGATGGAAAGCTCTTTTGTACGCCGCCAATGTAATTCGGAATAGACCATATTCTTCATTTTCGATAGAACCATTCCCATCATAGTATGTATCGATATCATCTTCACGTTGAGAAGGTATATGGTTCTTAATGATATTTGAAACCTCTAAATATCCAAAATGTTCAGCTATTTGCTGTGCCGTATGTCCACCGGTTGGTCCTTTCTCGGAAATGCTTTCTTTTGCCTTTAATTCTTTGTCACATGTTTGAAACTGTATGAGTGTCTTGATTGCAGAGGAATTGTTCCACCAAACAGCCTGTTGTAGTAAACTCCATCGTCTATCTTCAGGTATTATATTTATGAGGTATGGTTTCAGTGGTCGGCCTGGGGTCCCTAGAATTCGCCAAACGTCTGGCCACTTTCCCATTTTAGCTGCCAAGAACATGCTTTGGATATCGTTATGGTCCTGTTCAATACTCCGTGTAGAGGAGGATATTGCACCCATTTGGAAGAGACTGAAAATGatataatacttttaaaaatgtattcttgACATTTAccttatgataataaaaaaggtTAACGGAaagtattcataaaaataaagacaaattgaCGCTTCATTAGCAAATCGACAATTAATTTGGTTCAAAATGTCTGCTTATCAAGGACCAAACCACGGCTGCATGatatcaaattgaaaacaactaaTTATATGCTGCCTTACGATAACGAGCACTATCATCTGATATACCAAGCGGATAACTTTGTACGCAAGACGAACTTTAAGTCTAAAGAAGAAT from Mytilus trossulus isolate FHL-02 chromosome 8, PNRI_Mtr1.1.1.hap1, whole genome shotgun sequence includes the following:
- the LOC134681212 gene encoding uncharacterized protein LOC134681212, which produces MGAISSSTRSIEQDHNDIQSMFLAAKMGKWPDVWRILGTPGRPLKPYLINIIPEDRRWSLLQQAVWWNNSSAIKTLIQFQTCDKELKAKESISEKGPTGGHTAQQIAEHFGYLEVSNIIKNHIPSQREDDIDTYYDGNGSIENEEYGLFRITLAAYKRAFHPSHVDKTKQLSVLLNDVFKHVDTGNNWMAVRDKVAEALYSSCEEASKVVSQCTTKSDFYKRIVNVYTDESTQLYTNMNTALRRQRDTGFKPTANDLALGPYILMFHLLLFCWRDLVREKTKTYRKMKISARDLEKYQPGTKFTWLSFISSSVQRKCAQIFPSCAPSGDLKVYFVIDNSTDSQWQPLNIEDYACYTEKERVYPAGAQFLIKKRRSTKKGVPIIHLKLLACLGSE